In Apis mellifera strain DH4 linkage group LG3, Amel_HAv3.1, whole genome shotgun sequence, one DNA window encodes the following:
- the LOC100578734 gene encoding uncharacterized protein C1orf131 homolog, with amino-acid sequence MEEFIPTRVSRIKKDAAKEFISVSYEKPKKKEEIIKSKENNDIQNSKFNITKNERNENNDEKKKKEVEMKRIKFEVMKFGMSGFKGIEAEEAEVALAISLGAKPPKKKGINYKILKHEKKQETQQKDTKFVSGVEKSLINRKIKKVHRKSSNNLLKMYGKINKKTLSKKIK; translated from the coding sequence atggAAGAGTTTATTCCAACACGAGTATcaaggataaaaaaagatgCTGCAAAGGAATTCATATCGGTAAGCTATGAAAagccgaaaaaaaaagaagaaataattaaaagtaaagaaaacaatgatatacaaaattctaaatttaatataacaaaaaatgaacgaaatgaaaataatgatgaaaaaaagaaaaaagaagtagaAATGAAACGTATCAAATTTGAGGTTATGAAATTTGGTATGTCTGGTTTCAAAGGAATAGAAGCAGAAGAAGCAGAAGTTGCCCTTGCTATAAGTTTAGGAGCAAAACCTCCAAAGAAAAAaggtattaattataaaatattaaaacatgaaaaaaaacaGGAAACACAacaaaaagatacaaaatttgTATCAGGCGTTGAAAAAAGTTTgataaatcgtaaaattaaaaaagttcataGGAAaagttctaataatttattaaaaatgtatggaaaaataaataagaaaactttgagtaaaaaaattaaataa
- the LOC409932 gene encoding b(0,+)-type amino acid transporter 1 isoform X2, which yields MYEVTVGHDPQTSNGNQSQQQLQGSGWNGIPETTLVSRSIRSNGNSNGWNPITSPFQRQPEQQQLHERKQKEIKSGDLGDDEDGGGGGGGLEGTDPEENNSVHLKRRVGLVSGVALIVGTMIGSGIFVSPSGLLVRTGSIGISFLVWTACGMLSLCGALAYAELGTMNTSSGAEYAYFMDAFGAPPAFLFSWVSTLVLKPSQMAIICLSFAQYAVEAFAADCDPPEEVVKIVALLAIILILLVNCYSVNLATGVQNAFTAAKLIAILVVIAGGSYKLIQGNTQHLKGAFDTFDGSTVNIGRLATAFYTGLWAYDGWNNLNYVTEEIKDPSKNLPRSIMIGIPLVTLCYALINVSYLAVMSPSEMIESEAVAVTFGNRILGVMAWLMPLSVAISTFGSANGTLFAAGRLCFAASREGHLLDCLSYVHVRRFTPAPGLIFHSLVAGAMVISGNIDSLIDFFSFTAWIFYGGAMLALLVMRRTRPNHPRPYKCPLIIPVLVLGISAYLIIAPIIDKPQIEYLYAAGFILAGMLVYLPFVKYGYVPKFMEGVNAFLQMLLEVAPTAAAFD from the exons ATGTACGAAg TTACCGTGGGACATGATCCACAGACAAGTAACGGTAATCAGTCGCAACAGCAATTGCAAGGCAGTGGATGGAATGGAATTCCAGAAACAACATTGGTCTCTCGATCGATCAGAAGCAACGGCAACAGCAACGGCTGGAACCCAATTACATCGCCGTTCCAACGTCAACCGGAACAACAACAGCTACACGAACGGaaacagaaagaaattaaatctgGGGATCTGGGCGATGATGAAGACGGGGGTGGAGGGGGTGGAGGGCTGGAGGGGACGGACCCAGAGGAGAACAACTCTGTTCACCTCAAGAGACGGGTGGGACTCGTCAGTGGGGTGGCTCTAATCGTTGGTACCATGATAG GTTCTGGGATATTCGTTTCGCCGTCAGGGCTTTTGGTTCGAACCGGCAGTATCGGAATCAGCTTCCTCGTATGGACGGCCTGCGGCATGTTGAGTCTGTGCGGTGCGTTAGCATACGCCGAGCTGGGTACGATGAATACGAGCAGCGGCGCCGAGTACGCTTACTTTATGGACGCATTCGGTGCACCACCTGCTTTCCTCTTCTCGTGGGTTTCCACTTTGGTCTTGAAACCATCTCAAATGGCAATAATCTGTTTGTCGTTCGCACAGTATGCGGTCGAGGCCTTTGCGGCCGATTGTGATCCACCCGAGGAAGTCGTCAAAATCGTTGCGCTTCTGGCGatcatacttatattattagtgAACTGTTACAGCGTTAATCTGGCCACAGGTGTACAAAACGCGTTTACCGCAGCCAAATTGATCGCCATACTTGTCGTAATTGCCGGTGGCTCTTATAAGTTGATACAGGGTAATACGCAGCATCTAAAAGGCGCTTTCGATACGTTCGACGGTAGTACCGTTAATATAGGCAGATTAGCCACTGCTTTTTATACTGGTTTATGGGCGTACGATGGATGGAATAATCTCAATTATGTCACTGAAGAAATCAAAGATCCTTCGAAAAATTTGCCACGTTCTATTATGATTGGTATACCTCTCGTCACGCTGTGTTACGCATTGATAAATGTTTCTTATCTAGCCGTAATGTCACCTTCGGAGATGATTGAAAGCGAGGCTGTTGCAGTG ACTTTCGGAAATCGAATTCTTGGCGTTATGGCATGGCTTATGCCACTCTCGGTTGCGATTAGTACTTTTGGTTCCGCAAATGGTACTCTTTTCGCAGCAGGTAGACTTTGTTTCGCGGCATCTCGAGAAGGCCATTTACTCGACTGTCTTAGTTATGTGCATGTGCGACGTTTTACTCCTGCACCTGgacttatttttcattccctCGTTGCAG gaGCGATGGTAATATCTGGAAACATTGATTccttgatcgattttttttcattcactgCTTGGATCTTTTATGGTGGAGCAATGTTAGCTCTATTGGTGATGCGAAGGACCAGACCGAATCATCCACGACCATATAAATGTCCGCTAATAATACCTGTCCTCGTACTTGGAATTTCTGCGTACCTGATTATAGCGCCAATCATCGATAAACCTCAAATTGAATACTTGTATGCGGCTGGATTTATATTAGCGGGCATGCTTGTCTACCTCCCGTTTGTTAAATACGGATATGTGCCCAAATTTATgg aaGGAGTGAATGCTTTCCTTCAAATGTTACTCGAAGTTGCACCAACAGCTGCAGCTTTCGATTAA
- the LOC409932 gene encoding b(0,+)-type amino acid transporter 1 isoform X1, which yields MHVAPFKRVTVGHDPQTSNGNQSQQQLQGSGWNGIPETTLVSRSIRSNGNSNGWNPITSPFQRQPEQQQLHERKQKEIKSGDLGDDEDGGGGGGGLEGTDPEENNSVHLKRRVGLVSGVALIVGTMIGSGIFVSPSGLLVRTGSIGISFLVWTACGMLSLCGALAYAELGTMNTSSGAEYAYFMDAFGAPPAFLFSWVSTLVLKPSQMAIICLSFAQYAVEAFAADCDPPEEVVKIVALLAIILILLVNCYSVNLATGVQNAFTAAKLIAILVVIAGGSYKLIQGNTQHLKGAFDTFDGSTVNIGRLATAFYTGLWAYDGWNNLNYVTEEIKDPSKNLPRSIMIGIPLVTLCYALINVSYLAVMSPSEMIESEAVAVTFGNRILGVMAWLMPLSVAISTFGSANGTLFAAGRLCFAASREGHLLDCLSYVHVRRFTPAPGLIFHSLVAGAMVISGNIDSLIDFFSFTAWIFYGGAMLALLVMRRTRPNHPRPYKCPLIIPVLVLGISAYLIIAPIIDKPQIEYLYAAGFILAGMLVYLPFVKYGYVPKFMEGVNAFLQMLLEVAPTAAAFD from the exons TTACCGTGGGACATGATCCACAGACAAGTAACGGTAATCAGTCGCAACAGCAATTGCAAGGCAGTGGATGGAATGGAATTCCAGAAACAACATTGGTCTCTCGATCGATCAGAAGCAACGGCAACAGCAACGGCTGGAACCCAATTACATCGCCGTTCCAACGTCAACCGGAACAACAACAGCTACACGAACGGaaacagaaagaaattaaatctgGGGATCTGGGCGATGATGAAGACGGGGGTGGAGGGGGTGGAGGGCTGGAGGGGACGGACCCAGAGGAGAACAACTCTGTTCACCTCAAGAGACGGGTGGGACTCGTCAGTGGGGTGGCTCTAATCGTTGGTACCATGATAG GTTCTGGGATATTCGTTTCGCCGTCAGGGCTTTTGGTTCGAACCGGCAGTATCGGAATCAGCTTCCTCGTATGGACGGCCTGCGGCATGTTGAGTCTGTGCGGTGCGTTAGCATACGCCGAGCTGGGTACGATGAATACGAGCAGCGGCGCCGAGTACGCTTACTTTATGGACGCATTCGGTGCACCACCTGCTTTCCTCTTCTCGTGGGTTTCCACTTTGGTCTTGAAACCATCTCAAATGGCAATAATCTGTTTGTCGTTCGCACAGTATGCGGTCGAGGCCTTTGCGGCCGATTGTGATCCACCCGAGGAAGTCGTCAAAATCGTTGCGCTTCTGGCGatcatacttatattattagtgAACTGTTACAGCGTTAATCTGGCCACAGGTGTACAAAACGCGTTTACCGCAGCCAAATTGATCGCCATACTTGTCGTAATTGCCGGTGGCTCTTATAAGTTGATACAGGGTAATACGCAGCATCTAAAAGGCGCTTTCGATACGTTCGACGGTAGTACCGTTAATATAGGCAGATTAGCCACTGCTTTTTATACTGGTTTATGGGCGTACGATGGATGGAATAATCTCAATTATGTCACTGAAGAAATCAAAGATCCTTCGAAAAATTTGCCACGTTCTATTATGATTGGTATACCTCTCGTCACGCTGTGTTACGCATTGATAAATGTTTCTTATCTAGCCGTAATGTCACCTTCGGAGATGATTGAAAGCGAGGCTGTTGCAGTG ACTTTCGGAAATCGAATTCTTGGCGTTATGGCATGGCTTATGCCACTCTCGGTTGCGATTAGTACTTTTGGTTCCGCAAATGGTACTCTTTTCGCAGCAGGTAGACTTTGTTTCGCGGCATCTCGAGAAGGCCATTTACTCGACTGTCTTAGTTATGTGCATGTGCGACGTTTTACTCCTGCACCTGgacttatttttcattccctCGTTGCAG gaGCGATGGTAATATCTGGAAACATTGATTccttgatcgattttttttcattcactgCTTGGATCTTTTATGGTGGAGCAATGTTAGCTCTATTGGTGATGCGAAGGACCAGACCGAATCATCCACGACCATATAAATGTCCGCTAATAATACCTGTCCTCGTACTTGGAATTTCTGCGTACCTGATTATAGCGCCAATCATCGATAAACCTCAAATTGAATACTTGTATGCGGCTGGATTTATATTAGCGGGCATGCTTGTCTACCTCCCGTTTGTTAAATACGGATATGTGCCCAAATTTATgg aaGGAGTGAATGCTTTCCTTCAAATGTTACTCGAAGTTGCACCAACAGCTGCAGCTTTCGATTAA